Part of the Corynebacterium canis genome is shown below.
CAACAAGCAAGAACAGGACCAACCCAAATGAAAGACAGCAATCGTTTCCACGATCTGATCCGCAACGACGAAGGTATGACGACCATCGAATATGCGATGGGCTCGCTGGCGGCAGCCGCCATGGCTGCGGTGCTATATGCCGTGGTCAAGGGCGATACCGTGGTGAGCGC
Proteins encoded:
- a CDS encoding DUF4244 domain-containing protein, translated to MKDSNRFHDLIRNDEGMTTIEYAMGSLAAAAMAAVLYAVVKGDTVVSAIEDIISNALSSTP